In the genome of Desulfofarcimen acetoxidans DSM 771, one region contains:
- a CDS encoding CGGC domain-containing protein, giving the protein MSRIGIINCSNIAGELDCAAVVCLGDMRKRKGFFNSYSKEESLELIGIISCAGCPTAIFPEKILRKVDAIASFRVDAIHFSYCMVNLCPFINKYVDVISAVYPDIKLVMGTHTPHDKDKFHSSVKKCLTRVGKNATDIIKGNV; this is encoded by the coding sequence TTGTCACGTATCGGTATTATAAATTGCTCAAATATAGCTGGAGAGTTGGATTGTGCAGCTGTAGTTTGCTTGGGAGACATGAGAAAGAGAAAAGGTTTTTTTAATAGCTATAGTAAAGAAGAATCCCTGGAACTGATAGGTATTATTTCTTGTGCCGGTTGCCCAACTGCAATCTTTCCCGAAAAAATATTACGAAAAGTCGATGCCATTGCAAGTTTTCGTGTTGACGCTATTCACTTTAGCTATTGCATGGTAAACTTATGTCCGTTTATAAATAAATATGTTGATGTTATATCAGCAGTTTACCCTGACATCAAACTGGTTATGGGTACTCATACCCCGCATGATAAAGATAAATTTCATAGCAGTGTTAAGAAATGTCTAACTCGTGTAGGCAAGAATGCTACGGATATCATTAAAGGTAATGTTTAA
- a CDS encoding proline--tRNA ligase has product MRASQLLIPTLRETPAEAEVISHKLLLRAGYIRRSAAGVYTYLPLAQRVLSKIKRIVREEMDRQGGQEILMPIMQPAELWQESGRWDVYGPELFRLKDRHGRDFALGPTHEEIITALVKSELSSYKQLPLLLYQIQNKYRDERRPRFGLLRGREFIMKDLYSFDADEAGLDITYRKMYDAYVRIFQRCGLRFRPVEADSGAIGGSDTHEFMVLAESGEALVVFCQNENCSYAANVEKAQSSELPKPVAELLPLEEAHTPGQKTIAQISKYLGLPESGLIKTLFYETESEVVAALVRGDHDVNEIKLQRVIDCARLELASEAIVTKLTGAPLGFAGPIGLKNVLVIADYEVSVMVNAVTGANKADYHYKNVCPGRDFKAGKIADIRFVKAGEPCPVCGGVLAEAKGIEVGQVFKLGDKYSKSLEATFQDENGKTRHYVMGCYGIGVSRTMAAAIEQHNDLNGITWPAAIAPFHLVIVPVNVKDQALMDISEVLYRSFLESGVEVVLDDRPERPGVKFKDADLVGYPLRLTVGKKFLEEGLLELRERRSGKTHFLKEEEILSFIKDFIKSGMAL; this is encoded by the coding sequence ATGAGAGCATCTCAACTGCTTATCCCGACTTTGCGGGAGACGCCGGCGGAAGCGGAAGTAATCAGCCATAAGCTGCTTTTGCGGGCCGGTTATATCAGGAGATCGGCGGCAGGTGTCTATACTTACCTGCCGCTGGCGCAAAGAGTATTGAGTAAAATAAAAAGGATTGTGCGAGAGGAAATGGACAGGCAGGGCGGGCAGGAGATACTGATGCCTATTATGCAGCCGGCCGAGTTATGGCAGGAATCGGGCCGCTGGGATGTCTACGGGCCGGAATTGTTTCGCTTGAAGGATAGGCATGGCCGGGACTTTGCCCTGGGACCTACCCATGAGGAAATTATCACTGCTCTGGTGAAAAGTGAGCTGTCCTCTTACAAGCAACTGCCTTTATTGCTTTACCAAATACAGAACAAATACCGGGATGAGCGCCGTCCCCGTTTTGGATTGCTTAGGGGCCGGGAATTTATTATGAAGGATCTGTATTCTTTTGATGCTGATGAGGCGGGCCTGGATATAACTTACCGCAAGATGTATGATGCCTATGTACGTATTTTTCAGCGCTGTGGTCTCAGATTCCGGCCGGTGGAAGCCGATTCCGGGGCTATCGGCGGCAGCGATACGCATGAGTTCATGGTTTTGGCCGAGTCGGGAGAGGCTCTGGTAGTTTTTTGCCAGAACGAAAACTGCAGTTACGCAGCCAATGTGGAAAAGGCCCAGTCCTCAGAACTGCCAAAACCCGTTGCTGAGCTGCTGCCCCTGGAAGAAGCGCATACACCCGGGCAAAAAACTATTGCCCAGATTTCGAAATATCTTGGCCTGCCGGAATCCGGCCTGATTAAAACTCTCTTTTACGAAACTGAAAGTGAGGTAGTTGCGGCGCTGGTGCGCGGTGACCATGATGTAAATGAGATTAAATTGCAGCGGGTAATAGATTGCGCCAGGCTGGAACTGGCCTCGGAAGCTATTGTGACTAAACTAACCGGGGCGCCGTTGGGTTTTGCCGGTCCTATTGGTCTGAAAAATGTGCTGGTGATTGCCGATTATGAAGTATCGGTTATGGTTAATGCCGTAACAGGTGCCAATAAGGCTGACTACCATTATAAGAATGTATGTCCGGGCAGGGATTTTAAAGCCGGCAAAATCGCTGATATTCGTTTTGTCAAAGCCGGGGAGCCTTGTCCCGTCTGCGGCGGTGTGCTGGCTGAGGCGAAAGGTATTGAAGTGGGACAAGTATTTAAATTGGGCGATAAATACAGCAAGTCCCTGGAGGCTACTTTCCAGGACGAAAACGGCAAAACGCGCCACTATGTTATGGGTTGTTACGGTATCGGTGTGAGCCGCACAATGGCTGCCGCTATCGAGCAGCATAACGACCTAAACGGTATTACCTGGCCGGCAGCCATTGCCCCCTTCCATCTGGTCATAGTGCCGGTAAACGTAAAGGATCAGGCACTGATGGATATATCGGAAGTATTGTACCGCAGCTTCCTTGAGTCCGGTGTGGAGGTCGTTCTGGATGACCGCCCCGAGCGTCCTGGTGTAAAGTTCAAAGACGCCGATTTGGTAGGCTACCCGCTGCGCCTGACTGTAGGCAAAAAGTTTTTAGAAGAAGGTTTGTTGGAGCTTCGGGAGAGAAGGTCAGGCAAAACTCATTTTCTGAAAGAAGAAGAGATTCTGTCTTTCATCAAGGATTTCATTAAAAGTGGAATGGCTTTATAG
- a CDS encoding transposase, whose translation MLIKSQYSSSNRGAPPKDPVAMFRSLILMTLTGETSIAKWVDTLKSDPVYAILSGFLPACFSSGKVSDIPADPIPGVGTFYDFMDRLIRKDRILYKSKLRKSKRKPKEKQKKNKKMDSSKPGVVNRLVDRVLKYK comes from the coding sequence ATGCTTATTAAAAGCCAGTATTCAAGCTCTAATCGGGGAGCTCCCCCCAAAGATCCGGTTGCCATGTTTCGCTCGCTTATCCTTATGACACTTACGGGTGAAACCAGCATTGCCAAGTGGGTGGATACTTTAAAGTCCGATCCCGTTTATGCTATTTTGTCTGGTTTTTTGCCTGCTTGCTTTTCTTCCGGCAAAGTTAGCGATATTCCGGCGGATCCTATTCCGGGTGTTGGTACTTTTTATGATTTTATGGATAGGCTGATCCGTAAAGACCGCATTCTTTACAAATCCAAACTGCGTAAGTCTAAGCGCAAGCCTAAAGAGAAGCAAAAGAAAAATAAGAAAATGGATTCTTCAAAGCCCGGCGTGGTTAATCGCTTGGTGGATAGAGTCTTAAAGTATAAATAA
- a CDS encoding ATP-binding protein encodes MLDHMSILQLLLVSLPEAVLLAALGFTLINFQPHLRQLLLIGIFQTFASYIVRASKLSFGLHTILLLLVFILIIHLVTHLKVFVSSLVGLLGFTTIALIEALYVPQLLKITGYTIAEILNHPIMRIYFFIPETGLLLMIILLCRHFNINIMSYLERKKTQVSVALMKKNNFGNNNFNKEYFLPITLILLSICLLAMLSNTFVFFRSVLLKDSFINIFSTFIVLGITVLICLLVIILKNIAGMIDIQHKAKKTKKTLSLIEELVYTIRKKRHDFNHHLQAVYGLLETGFQLEARDYIRKIFSHISTHEELIKTDTPEVSAMLYTKIGLAKKNNINLEIIIENSLKDLPLSFEETNSILGNLIDNAMEATNIINVEKRNITIELTRNSEGFCFEVTNQGKLIKPEIINEIFKPQFSTKEGRPGLGLSIVEEIVKQYNGTITAFSNNKNTTLSIFIPKR; translated from the coding sequence ATGCTGGATCATATGAGCATTTTGCAACTCTTACTTGTCTCCCTGCCGGAAGCCGTTTTATTGGCGGCGTTAGGCTTTACCTTAATAAACTTCCAGCCACACCTGCGGCAATTATTACTAATAGGCATATTCCAGACATTTGCTTCCTATATTGTAAGGGCATCTAAATTATCTTTCGGCCTGCACACTATATTACTACTTTTAGTCTTTATTCTAATAATTCATTTAGTGACCCATTTGAAAGTTTTTGTTTCATCGCTGGTAGGCTTACTAGGGTTTACTACTATAGCTCTAATAGAGGCATTATATGTTCCGCAGTTATTAAAGATAACCGGTTACACGATTGCAGAAATTCTCAATCACCCCATTATGAGAATTTATTTTTTTATCCCAGAAACAGGATTACTTTTAATGATTATATTATTGTGTCGACACTTTAACATCAATATTATGTCATACTTGGAGAGAAAAAAGACACAGGTATCAGTTGCATTAATGAAGAAAAATAATTTCGGTAATAATAATTTTAATAAGGAATACTTCTTACCGATTACTTTAATTCTTTTATCAATTTGCTTATTAGCGATGTTAAGTAATACTTTTGTTTTTTTTCGATCAGTTTTACTCAAGGACTCATTTATAAATATATTCTCAACTTTCATTGTTCTTGGAATTACTGTATTAATATGCTTATTGGTAATAATATTGAAAAATATTGCAGGAATGATCGATATACAGCATAAAGCAAAAAAAACAAAAAAAACACTATCCCTTATAGAAGAATTGGTCTACACCATCCGCAAAAAACGCCATGACTTCAATCACCATCTTCAGGCGGTATACGGTCTCCTCGAAACTGGTTTTCAACTGGAGGCCAGGGATTACATCAGAAAAATATTTTCCCATATAAGTACACATGAAGAACTTATTAAGACAGATACCCCTGAGGTAAGTGCTATGCTATATACAAAAATCGGCTTGGCAAAGAAAAATAACATTAATCTCGAAATAATAATTGAGAATAGTTTAAAGGATTTACCACTTAGTTTCGAGGAAACTAACTCCATACTTGGTAACCTTATCGATAACGCTATGGAGGCAACCAATATTATCAATGTTGAGAAACGCAATATAACTATTGAGCTAACCCGTAACTCTGAGGGATTCTGTTTTGAAGTAACTAACCAAGGTAAATTAATTAAACCAGAAATTATCAATGAAATATTCAAACCTCAATTTTCAACAAAGGAGGGGCGACCCGGTTTAGGGTTGTCTATCGTTGAGGAAATAGTAAAACAATACAATGGAACTATAACAGCGTTTTCAAATAACAAAAATACAACCTTATCCATTTTTATACCAAAGAGGTGA
- a CDS encoding transposase gives MPSLSMGILGDINKFNTAGDGTCMPTNASPYGKKVCNCKLKPGEHCDCPRLFSDPTASWGWDSYNEQYYYGHTFHGFTACDSFYSLPIHIKCVTGERHDSVTGVYALKELVDLYPKINFYSAAFDSAYDANAFYLLNMHYGIKPVIDLNSRSSKPEVVNELVELDKNGVPHCKCLGHQLRNWGLMSKSYRRKWLFPVQCDACIKCPAHSNKTFYTKTMDNPRFFTPIVRGSDEWKQIYKRRSTTERVWDRINIDFNSESAVVYSKERRIVRVFLGSFCSFIDAWAKEKALSITDIFPALARFAA, from the coding sequence ATGCCCTCCTTGTCTATGGGTATCCTTGGAGACATCAATAAATTTAATACCGCCGGTGATGGCACCTGTATGCCTACTAATGCTTCCCCCTATGGTAAAAAAGTTTGCAACTGCAAGCTAAAACCAGGTGAACATTGCGACTGCCCTCGCTTATTCTCTGACCCCACTGCCTCATGGGGGTGGGACAGCTATAATGAGCAATACTATTATGGCCATACATTCCATGGCTTTACGGCTTGTGACTCGTTCTACAGCTTACCTATCCATATTAAATGTGTTACTGGTGAGCGTCATGATTCTGTAACCGGTGTTTATGCACTTAAAGAGCTTGTTGACTTGTATCCGAAAATAAATTTTTATTCTGCTGCTTTTGATTCTGCTTATGATGCCAACGCGTTTTATCTTTTGAATATGCATTATGGTATCAAACCTGTTATTGACCTTAATTCCCGTTCTTCTAAGCCCGAAGTGGTCAATGAACTTGTGGAACTTGATAAGAACGGGGTCCCCCACTGTAAATGTTTAGGACACCAACTACGCAACTGGGGCCTTATGTCTAAATCCTACAGAAGAAAGTGGCTTTTCCCTGTGCAGTGTGACGCCTGTATCAAGTGTCCTGCACACAGCAATAAAACATTTTATACTAAAACAATGGACAACCCCAGATTCTTTACTCCTATCGTAAGAGGTTCGGATGAGTGGAAACAGATTTACAAAAGGCGCTCTACCACTGAAAGAGTCTGGGACAGAATTAATATTGATTTTAACTCTGAATCTGCTGTCGTCTATTCAAAAGAACGCAGAATAGTTAGGGTGTTTCTTGGTTCATTCTGTTCTTTTATTGATGCATGGGCTAAGGAAAAAGCCTTGTCTATCACTGACATTTTTCCCGCTCTTGCAAGATTTGCCGCATAA
- a CDS encoding B12-binding domain-containing radical SAM protein: MSLDVLLINPPFRLLPPFKYKLIDPPRNLALLAAVLRENNYSVRILDMPIEELDFESIAPTLQKLEPRIVGILNRSSYSFPIVCKVAKIVKEFSNNIIVTVGGTYVSYMPEEALNTCHDIDIVVMGEGEVPLLKLVSNVLLNQEYENIEGLAYRKNNDVIKIGGPIPVDLSTVPLPAIDLIPTPLYVARRERYILELSRGCTNACPYCTSSFIKKHVRYRDCVQIISEIEQAYKAGFRKFYFVDDVFLNNKPLVIEVCREIVNNKFDITWPCMSRIDHIDEETLYWMKLAGCEIIAFGIETVSQNTLEQIGKSDLSDKIQNTFATVKKHGIRALAFVMFGMPLSTLRDELLTINFLSRLQPDAIGVFSFKPYPGTVYYFDPEKYGLNITDRNLSRWSQLDEPTHETKHLTREEIIECMVVCNYIFRTGGTFSIGDKYRRRRGVQVFKTGEGGILYNPYLPPEKRKTDMYLNCIKLTPVNYQILYHLDGYHTVDEISSLIQKLENISQAQAKNHIEECLSKAMELELIELIPDIMAGNDTFNRGALIYGGGLV, from the coding sequence TTGAGCTTGGATGTTCTTTTGATAAACCCTCCCTTTAGACTATTGCCACCTTTCAAATATAAATTAATTGATCCTCCTCGAAATCTAGCTTTACTAGCTGCCGTTCTCAGAGAAAATAACTACAGTGTTAGAATACTAGATATGCCTATTGAAGAACTTGATTTCGAATCAATAGCCCCCACCTTACAGAAACTAGAACCGAGAATAGTTGGTATATTAAACAGATCCAGCTATAGTTTTCCCATAGTCTGTAAAGTTGCTAAAATAGTAAAGGAGTTTTCCAATAACATTATAGTAACAGTTGGAGGCACATATGTATCATATATGCCTGAAGAAGCTCTTAACACCTGTCACGATATTGATATAGTAGTTATGGGTGAAGGGGAAGTTCCTTTATTAAAATTAGTGAGTAACGTTTTATTAAATCAAGAGTACGAAAACATAGAAGGATTAGCTTACCGTAAGAATAACGATGTAATTAAAATTGGGGGTCCTATTCCGGTAGACCTAAGTACAGTACCATTACCAGCTATAGACTTAATCCCTACTCCTCTTTATGTTGCCAGAAGAGAAAGATATATACTTGAACTAAGCCGTGGCTGCACAAACGCCTGTCCTTATTGCACTTCTTCTTTCATAAAAAAGCATGTTCGCTATCGTGATTGTGTTCAGATAATTAGTGAGATTGAACAAGCATATAAAGCAGGTTTCAGAAAATTTTATTTTGTTGATGATGTTTTTCTTAACAATAAACCTTTAGTTATAGAGGTCTGTCGGGAAATTGTTAATAATAAATTTGATATAACTTGGCCTTGCATGTCTCGAATTGATCATATAGACGAAGAGACTCTTTACTGGATGAAACTTGCGGGGTGTGAGATTATCGCCTTTGGAATAGAGACTGTTTCTCAAAATACCTTAGAGCAAATTGGAAAATCAGACTTATCCGATAAAATTCAAAATACTTTTGCTACAGTTAAAAAACATGGAATAAGGGCACTTGCTTTTGTAATGTTTGGAATGCCCTTAAGCACGTTAAGGGATGAATTGCTCACAATAAACTTCCTTTCGAGATTACAACCTGATGCAATAGGTGTTTTTAGCTTTAAACCATATCCCGGAACAGTATACTACTTTGATCCAGAAAAATACGGTTTAAATATTACCGACAGAAATCTGAGTCGCTGGTCACAGCTTGACGAACCTACACATGAAACGAAACATTTAACAAGAGAAGAAATTATTGAGTGTATGGTAGTATGCAATTATATATTCAGAACAGGTGGTACCTTTTCTATAGGAGATAAATACAGGCGACGTCGTGGTGTACAAGTTTTTAAAACTGGGGAAGGGGGCATTTTATATAATCCTTACCTACCACCTGAGAAAAGAAAAACAGACATGTATCTAAACTGCATAAAATTAACACCAGTTAATTATCAAATCTTGTATCATCTTGATGGCTACCATACTGTAGACGAGATTTCAAGCCTTATTCAGAAATTGGAGAATATCTCTCAGGCGCAAGCTAAAAACCACATAGAGGAATGTTTATCCAAAGCAATGGAACTGGAACTAATCGAATTAATACCTGATATTATGGCCGGAAATGATACTTTTAACAGGGGGGCTTTAATCTATGGTGGCGGATTAGTATAA
- a CDS encoding LytR/AlgR family response regulator transcription factor — MEITVLLADDDPVMCKILRSILLELPDVKVVGEAHNGLETLRLVKKLEPQIVFLDIAMPQKDGLEIAQEIRIIMPMTIIIFATAYENYTHEAFEVYAFDYLIKPYRINRIYKTIERIKFWFGTENKPNDIFSDKARSEIRESIIVVKEYGKNIFINLKDIIFITRDARFTTIHFIGGIIKTSETLELLNNKLNGDSFFRCHRGYIINLNMIKEIQPCGKKTFKVFMRNTTETVLMTKSKASAIKDLLFINKTRSPN, encoded by the coding sequence ATGGAAATTACGGTTTTATTGGCAGATGATGATCCGGTTATGTGCAAAATTCTTAGATCTATCCTGTTAGAATTACCTGATGTAAAAGTTGTTGGCGAAGCACATAACGGTCTAGAAACACTCCGTTTAGTAAAAAAACTGGAACCCCAGATCGTTTTTCTGGATATTGCTATGCCTCAAAAGGATGGCCTGGAGATAGCTCAGGAAATTCGTATTATTATGCCCATGACTATTATCATATTTGCAACCGCATATGAAAACTACACTCACGAAGCATTTGAAGTATATGCTTTTGATTACTTAATAAAACCTTATAGAATTAATCGAATATACAAAACCATTGAGCGCATTAAATTTTGGTTTGGTACAGAAAATAAGCCTAATGATATATTCAGCGATAAAGCAAGGTCTGAAATCCGTGAATCAATAATAGTGGTAAAGGAATACGGAAAGAATATATTTATAAATTTAAAGGACATTATATTTATAACAAGAGATGCACGTTTTACAACCATACACTTCATAGGCGGTATTATTAAAACCTCAGAAACATTAGAATTGCTGAATAACAAATTAAATGGAGATTCCTTTTTCCGTTGCCATAGAGGTTATATTATAAATTTAAATATGATAAAAGAGATTCAGCCCTGTGGTAAAAAAACATTCAAGGTATTTATGAGAAACACTACGGAAACGGTTTTGATGACAAAATCCAAGGCCAGCGCAATAAAAGATTTACTGTTTATTAATAAAACAAGGTCACCAAATTGA
- a CDS encoding cyclic lactone autoinducer peptide, protein MLKFKNILLSPIVFSALFVAGIGIKPASSVFWYQPKPPQNS, encoded by the coding sequence ATGCTCAAATTTAAAAATATACTTTTATCCCCAATCGTTTTTAGTGCTTTGTTTGTAGCTGGTATTGGTATTAAACCAGCTAGCTCAGTATTCTGGTATCAGCCAAAACCACCCCAAAACTCGTAG
- a CDS encoding accessory gene regulator ArgB-like protein produces MIYLLSLYNLSDKIARYLTEITACNPNETDTVRYGLEIILGAMIKGITLFSIAYYWGILHEVSAVLICSISLRLVSGGAHCNTYLRCLFCSTIIYLSAGKVAIFLDKALDELQFILILLPCFFLMLTSAFLWAPGKVPFRIINSNESLIFKILTVLLLISWLAIVFCYSLHLQLSIIIAGLLGLLIQTFSYTPLGYKAIQKIDAMLSKVKITVMKGGV; encoded by the coding sequence GTGATATATTTGCTGAGTCTCTATAACCTGTCAGATAAAATAGCCAGATATTTAACCGAAATTACAGCATGTAATCCAAATGAGACTGATACCGTACGGTATGGTTTGGAAATTATTCTGGGCGCAATGATAAAAGGAATAACCCTTTTTTCGATAGCTTACTATTGGGGTATACTTCATGAGGTTTCTGCAGTTCTCATTTGCAGCATTTCGTTGCGACTGGTGAGCGGCGGTGCACACTGTAACACTTATTTAAGATGCCTGTTTTGTAGTACAATTATCTACCTTTCTGCTGGCAAGGTAGCTATATTTTTGGATAAGGCTTTAGACGAACTTCAATTTATATTAATATTATTGCCCTGTTTTTTTCTGATGCTTACCAGTGCTTTTCTATGGGCACCTGGAAAAGTGCCATTCAGAATAATCAATTCTAACGAATCACTTATTTTTAAAATACTTACCGTTTTATTGCTGATTAGCTGGTTGGCTATTGTATTTTGTTATAGCTTGCACTTACAACTATCCATAATAATTGCAGGTTTGCTGGGATTACTAATTCAGACTTTCAGCTATACTCCTCTTGGCTACAAAGCAATTCAAAAAATTGACGCAATGCTATCAAAAGTAAAAATTACTGTTATGAAAGGAGGTGTCTAA
- the rimP gene encoding ribosome maturation factor RimP has product MAKNKLADIVEGLVAPVVEEMAMELVDVEYVKEGSQWYLRIFIDKTGGIFVDDCQAVSQKVSRLMDEKDPIPHAYILEVSSPGLDRPLKKAADYERFCGYEVVVTTYAPFNGKKSFSGRLDGLSEQGVIINVDGTEYVIPVDQVASARLAVDI; this is encoded by the coding sequence TTGGCTAAAAACAAACTGGCTGATATTGTCGAAGGTTTAGTTGCGCCGGTTGTTGAAGAAATGGCTATGGAACTTGTCGATGTTGAATATGTCAAGGAAGGGAGCCAATGGTACCTGCGCATATTTATCGATAAGACGGGTGGTATTTTTGTGGATGATTGCCAGGCAGTGTCTCAGAAAGTTAGCCGGTTGATGGATGAGAAGGACCCGATTCCTCATGCTTATATTTTAGAAGTATCTTCCCCTGGTTTAGACAGACCGTTAAAAAAGGCCGCTGATTATGAGCGTTTTTGTGGGTATGAGGTTGTTGTGACTACCTATGCTCCTTTTAATGGGAAGAAAAGTTTTTCAGGCCGATTGGATGGCCTGTCGGAACAAGGCGTCATTATAAACGTTGACGGTACGGAATACGTAATACCGGTTGATCAGGTAGCTTCGGCCCGGCTGGCGGTGGACATTTGA
- a CDS encoding APC family permease, with protein MLNLQEQCPNTLRKTLNVGKSVGLVVGSVLGSGLMILPGITYYQVGVHSFYCWLGMGLLIIPFLFVFSRIMIKYPSAGGLVNLVYLILGDKIGLAITYAIILSLIMLVPIVAVIGANYVCYIGNFNANYNIFIAWILLFIFTVINTFDTKISLKIQGVTSILLLFLLFIIILATLSGSSEKFFQKVIINFSEDDIKKIWSGMTLVFWAFLGWENLSFTTEEYKNIKCDFNYVIIFSYLIMMFLYLGLSAGVIISLDTNNPTTISAPLAEAAHVAMGSYSGIAVAIIAVLIMLININAWVWGPSRLVFDAGRKNILPSIFAKLNNNFTPYYALHGLLFLYTLALVLIFFIGQEFITLSIKQVNCVFLILYLLTVVAYIKESDTIYSKIIGLFTAVSILFFLQKFGIYLILPSIFFIIYVIVIPFFRKSASQCKEAK; from the coding sequence ATGTTAAATCTACAAGAACAGTGCCCTAATACTTTACGTAAAACGTTAAATGTCGGAAAATCCGTGGGACTGGTTGTTGGTTCCGTACTTGGTTCAGGACTTATGATACTTCCCGGAATTACTTATTATCAAGTAGGTGTACATTCATTTTATTGCTGGTTGGGAATGGGATTACTCATAATCCCATTCCTTTTCGTATTCTCAAGAATAATGATTAAATATCCTTCTGCGGGTGGACTGGTTAATTTAGTTTATCTTATACTAGGTGATAAAATTGGTTTAGCTATTACTTACGCAATAATCTTGTCCTTAATTATGTTGGTACCTATTGTTGCCGTAATCGGTGCGAATTATGTTTGTTATATTGGCAACTTCAATGCTAATTATAATATTTTTATAGCGTGGATTCTTCTTTTTATTTTTACAGTAATAAATACTTTTGACACAAAAATATCATTAAAAATTCAAGGTGTAACTTCTATACTTTTATTATTTCTGCTTTTTATAATAATTTTAGCAACACTATCTGGTTCTAGTGAAAAATTTTTTCAAAAAGTAATAATAAATTTCTCAGAGGATGATATTAAAAAGATATGGTCTGGAATGACACTTGTATTTTGGGCTTTTCTTGGTTGGGAAAATTTATCTTTTACTACTGAAGAGTACAAAAATATAAAATGCGATTTTAATTATGTAATTATTTTCAGTTATCTTATTATGATGTTTCTTTACCTGGGTTTGAGCGCAGGTGTAATTATATCTTTAGATACAAATAATCCTACAACAATTAGCGCGCCTTTGGCTGAAGCAGCTCATGTTGCAATGGGTTCTTATTCTGGTATTGCTGTAGCAATTATTGCTGTTCTTATAATGCTTATAAATATTAACGCCTGGGTATGGGGACCTTCAAGATTAGTTTTTGATGCGGGACGAAAAAATATTCTCCCCAGTATTTTTGCCAAGTTAAACAATAATTTTACGCCTTATTATGCACTTCATGGGTTATTATTTTTATATACTCTTGCACTTGTGTTAATTTTTTTTATTGGACAGGAATTTATAACCCTATCAATTAAACAGGTAAACTGCGTATTTCTAATTTTGTATTTATTAACAGTCGTAGCTTATATTAAAGAAAGCGATACAATATATTCCAAAATTATTGGATTGTTTACTGCTGTTTCAATATTATTTTTTTTACAAAAGTTTGGAATTTATTTAATACTACCGTCTATTTTTTTTATTATCTATGTTATCGTGATTCCATTTTTCAGAAAATCAGCTTCGCAGTGCAAAGAAGCTAAATGA